The following are encoded in a window of Bacillota bacterium genomic DNA:
- the rplL gene encoding 50S ribosomal protein L7/L12 yields MTKEEIIEAIANMTVLELSELVKAIEEKFGVSAAAPVAVAAGPAVAAAPAAEVEEKTEFDVILVTAGDKKIPVLKVVRELTGLGLKEAKDLVEGAPKPVKEGVKKEEAEAMKAKLEEAGATVEIK; encoded by the coding sequence ATGACGAAAGAAGAGATCATCGAGGCAATTGCCAATATGACCGTGCTTGAGCTTTCGGAGCTCGTCAAGGCGATCGAGGAGAAGTTCGGGGTGAGCGCGGCTGCGCCTGTCGCGGTCGCTGCCGGGCCTGCTGTGGCGGCGGCTCCAGCGGCCGAGGTGGAAGAGAAGACCGAGTTCGACGTCATCCTAGTGACCGCGGGCGACAAGAAGATCCCAGTGCTCAAGGTCGTCCGGGAGCTTACGGGCCTCGGGCTGAAGGAAGCCAAGGACCTTGTGGAGGGCGCGCCGAAGCCGGTGAAGGAGGGCGTCAAGAAGGAAGAGGCCGAGGCAATGAAGGCGAAACTCGAAGAAGCAGGGGCTACCGTGGAGATAAAGTGA
- a CDS encoding 50S ribosomal protein L10 codes for MPKPEKEAAVQEIREMLSKSQAVVLANYRGLNVAAMTELRRKLGEAGAEFKVVKNTLARIASREVGLAGLEQYLEGPTAIAFASGDPVAPAKVISEFTREHKEMEIKGGALQGKIIGPDDVRSLAELPSREVMLGRVAATMAAPISGLARALAGTIRNLAYAIDAVKRQKEEQGAAA; via the coding sequence ATGCCAAAACCGGAGAAAGAGGCTGCGGTACAGGAAATCCGGGAGATGTTGTCGAAGTCGCAGGCTGTCGTGCTTGCGAATTACCGTGGGCTTAACGTGGCGGCCATGACCGAGCTCCGGAGGAAACTAGGCGAAGCGGGCGCCGAGTTCAAGGTCGTGAAGAACACGTTGGCCCGAATCGCGTCGCGAGAGGTGGGTCTCGCGGGCTTGGAGCAATATCTCGAGGGACCGACCGCCATTGCGTTTGCGAGCGGTGACCCGGTGGCGCCCGCGAAGGTGATCTCGGAGTTCACCCGAGAGCACAAGGAGATGGAGATCAAGGGCGGTGCGCTGCAGGGTAAGATCATCGGGCCCGACGACGTGCGGAGCCTCGCCGAGCTGCCGTCGCGTGAGGTCATGCTGGGCCGCGTTGCGGCGACCATGGCGGCGCCGATATCAGGGCTGGCCCGTGCTCTCGCGGGCACCATCCGCAATCTCGCCTATGCTATCGATGCTGTGAAGCGTCAGAAAGAGGAGCAAGGCGCGGCGGCGTAA